CATCAGTCTTCCCCCTGAGAAAGCGCGGCAGGGTCATCGGGATCAATGCAGCCTCTGTTTACCTGGGTTTGTCACTTGGCCCTGTTCTTGGTGGGATTCTCACCCAGTACCTCGGCTGGAGAAGCCTGTTCACAGCAACGGTTCCGCTCGGCGCACTCGCTCTGGCGCTCCTGATGCTGACGCTGCGGGAGGAGTGGGCGGATGCGAGGGGCGAGCGGTTCGATCTCACCGGATCTCTGGTCTACGGCATCTCCATCATGGCCCTCGTCTACGGCATGTCGCTGCTCCCCTCCAGCTCCGGCCGTTTTGTGGCAATCGCGGGCCTGGCCGGCCTGATCCTGTTCCTGTACGTGGAAACAAGAGCTGCGAGCCCCGTTCTCGAGGTCGATCTCTTCATATCCAATCGCGTCTTTGCCTTCTCAAACCTCGCGGCACTCATAAACTACAGCGCTACCTTCGCGACAGGATTCCTCCTGAGCCTGTACCTCCAGTACATAAAGGGTCTGGACCCCAGGAGTGCGGGTCTGGTGCTCCTGGCACAGCCGCTGATGATGACGATCTTCTCCCCACTTGCCGGCAGGCTCTCCGACAGGATTGAGCCGAGGCTTGTTGCCTCTGCTGGCATGGTATTCACGCTGCTGGGCGTCATGCCATTTGTGTTTCTTGATGAGCTAACGCCGGTGTGGTTCATCGGCGCCGTCCTCCTCATCCTGGGATTTGGTCTTGCTCTCTTCACGCCACCAAATACAAACGCTATAATGAGCTCTGTTGATAGAAAATACTACGGGATAGCATCTGCGACCCTCGGGACGATGCGTCTTCTGGGCCAGATGCTGAGCATGAGCCTGGCGATGGTGATCTTCGCGATCTACATCGGGAGGGTCGAGCTAACCCCTGAGACTTATTCCAGTCTCATAGAGAGCAGCAGGGTGGCTTTTACGATATTCTCCCTGCTCTGCTTCATCGGCATATTCGCATCGCTGGCGAGGGGAGAGCTTCGCAGCGGCGCTGCGGTACGTGGTAGAGATAAATAGATCTGTGAACCCTGGTGGCATCCGCCAGGTTAAAATCATTGAGATCTTACGGGCTGTGGATGAGAGTTCGCAAAAGCTTTGCGGCGACCGAGCCGTGCCAGCATGGAGGCAGGGTTCGTGAGATGTCCAGAATCCTCGGCAGGGAGATTCTGGACTTCAGCGCAAGCATCAACCCCCTCGGCCACCCTCCCCTGGAGGACCTCGTGCTGCGAGAGCTGAAGAACATATGTCATTATCCGGACATCACATACAGCGATTTCAGGGAGGCTGCAGCATCATTTGTCGGGGTGGATCCTGAGAATATAGTCCCTGGAAACGGCTCATCAGAGATAATAAGAATTTTCTCAGAGGTCTGTATAGATGATGGCGAGGTCGCGCTCATACCTTCCCCCACCTTCGGCGAGTACGAGACCCAGTCTAGGCTTGCAGGCGCACAGATCATTAAAACAGATCTTGGCGTGGAGAATCCAAGGGATCTCGAGTCGGTGTTCGATGAACCGCTCTTGAGGGGTGCAAAAGCAGCGTTCTTCTGCAACCCGAACAACCCCACAGGGACTCTCACAGACAGGGAGAGTGTCAGGAGGCTTGCAGAACGGTGTGAGGACTGCGGGGGTTTTCTCCTTGTTGATGAGGCTTTCATAGAGCTCTCTGATCCAGATCAGAGCCTGGCAGATCTCGCGCCAGATATGGAGGGGCTGGTGGTCATGAGATCCCTGACGAAATCGTTCGGCGTGCCGGGACTGCGTCTGGGGTTTGCTGTCACTAACAGAGAGCTTGCGGGGATAATGAACAGGGCGCGGATACCATGGTCGATAAGCTCGATAGCATCTGCTGCCGCTGTTCATTTGCTGAAGAATGTGGAGTTTCTTGAGAGGAGCAGGCAGACTGTCGTTAAAGAGCTTGACTGGCTGACAGGGGCACTTACAAGCATCGGGTTGAGGCCGCTCAGAAGCAGCACGAACTTCGTGCTCGTCGATGTGAGGGGCACGGGCATGGATTCGGGAGAGCTTGCGGAGAGGATGCTGCATGAGGGCATTCTCATAAGGGACTGCAGATCTTTCGGCCTTGATGGATACGTGAGGGTCGCCGTGCGGAGGAGAGAGGAGAACGAGATGCTGGTTCTCGCCCTCAAGAGGGTCCTGGAGGGTGCATGAGGGAGAGCTGCGACCGCTACCCATGCCACTTCGAGGGGCAGGACTGCACATTCTGCTTCTGCCCGTTCTACCCGTGCCTCGATGAGAGCCTTGGATGCATGATCGATGGGGTATGGAGATGTGATGGCTGCACGATACTTCACAGAGCTGATGTGGCAGCCGGAGTTGTTGAGGATCTGCTCCGTGGAGAGGAACTGGAGGCTGTCTGGAGGAGGGTCAGGTCAAAGGTGTGAAAACAGATGATCGAGCCGTCTCCACTTTCAGTTCTGATACTGGCGATCCTGATCGATATCATCCTGGGGGAGCCGCCAGCTGCGCTTCATCCTGTGGTCATGATCGGAAAGGCGGTGGAGCGCCTCAGGCAGATGTTGCCGCGGAGGAAGCTCTCGGGGCTGGCGATCTCGGTGGTTGTGATCTCAGGAGCCGCGCTCGCTGGCTCTGCTCTTATCCGTCTCGCACATGCCGCCGGAGCTCTTGCGGGCGTATCTGCGATGGGAGATATCCTGGCCCTTATCGTCTCCGCTTACCTTTTGAAATCCACATTCGCCTTCAGGAGTCTGATCTCCACATCCGGAGAGATAGGCGGTCTCATCGATGAGGATCTCGATTCAGCAAAGCGCCTCCTTCCGGCTCTGGTGAGCAGAAATCCTCTTGATCTCACACACGCGCAGGCCAGGTCCGCAGTCATAGAGTCGCTCTCCGAGAACTACGTCGATACGATCGTCTCACCCCTGTTCTACTACGTGCTCTTCTCGTATCTCGGCCTCGGGGTGGAGGCCGCGCTTGCGTTCAAGGCTGTAAGCACGATGGACAGCATGCTGGGGTACAGGACTGAGGAGCTCCGCGAGATCGGGTATGTTCCCGCAAGGCTTGATGACATCCTGAACTG
The sequence above is drawn from the Methanothrix sp. genome and encodes:
- a CDS encoding cobalamin biosynthesis protein; this translates as MIEPSPLSVLILAILIDIILGEPPAALHPVVMIGKAVERLRQMLPRRKLSGLAISVVVISGAALAGSALIRLAHAAGALAGVSAMGDILALIVSAYLLKSTFAFRSLISTSGEIGGLIDEDLDSAKRLLPALVSRNPLDLTHAQARSAVIESLSENYVDTIVSPLFYYVLFSYLGLGVEAALAFKAVSTMDSMLGYRTEELREIGYVPARLDDILNWIPARMSLPLIMISSPGRSLDILMACMRYRSVTPSPNSGWPMAAAAGALGTRMEKPGVYTILDEGREPESEDISSAISLIGRAMALTALLSALLLMPLR
- a CDS encoding cysteine-rich small domain-containing protein; translation: MRESCDRYPCHFEGQDCTFCFCPFYPCLDESLGCMIDGVWRCDGCTILHRADVAAGVVEDLLRGEELEAVWRRVRSKV
- a CDS encoding MFS transporter, whose product is MIVCQEDSDTERIQSCALVVSVIGSFLTAFTSSAVNIALPAIGSEFSMDAVMLSWVSTAFLLAAAVFLVPFGRLADIYGRRRIFGCGIALFTLASILAPASRSASMIVAARFVQGIGAAMIFGTAVAILTSVFPLRKRGRVIGINAASVYLGLSLGPVLGGILTQYLGWRSLFTATVPLGALALALLMLTLREEWADARGERFDLTGSLVYGISIMALVYGMSLLPSSSGRFVAIAGLAGLILFLYVETRAASPVLEVDLFISNRVFAFSNLAALINYSATFATGFLLSLYLQYIKGLDPRSAGLVLLAQPLMMTIFSPLAGRLSDRIEPRLVASAGMVFTLLGVMPFVFLDELTPVWFIGAVLLILGFGLALFTPPNTNAIMSSVDRKYYGIASATLGTMRLLGQMLSMSLAMVIFAIYIGRVELTPETYSSLIESSRVAFTIFSLLCFIGIFASLARGELRSGAAVRGRDK
- the cobD gene encoding threonine-phosphate decarboxylase CobD, yielding MRVRKSFAATEPCQHGGRVREMSRILGREILDFSASINPLGHPPLEDLVLRELKNICHYPDITYSDFREAAASFVGVDPENIVPGNGSSEIIRIFSEVCIDDGEVALIPSPTFGEYETQSRLAGAQIIKTDLGVENPRDLESVFDEPLLRGAKAAFFCNPNNPTGTLTDRESVRRLAERCEDCGGFLLVDEAFIELSDPDQSLADLAPDMEGLVVMRSLTKSFGVPGLRLGFAVTNRELAGIMNRARIPWSISSIASAAAVHLLKNVEFLERSRQTVVKELDWLTGALTSIGLRPLRSSTNFVLVDVRGTGMDSGELAERMLHEGILIRDCRSFGLDGYVRVAVRRREENEMLVLALKRVLEGA